From a region of the Alphaproteobacteria bacterium genome:
- a CDS encoding glycosyltransferase: MIEALRARPEILAVNLHSALGRFPPQPAAGDDQPGRLPDLPRYLRAFDFAVSAAGYNSFHELAQSELPTLVVVQMTAEMDDQGARARHAEAAGWAIDASGIAAAELPAAIDRITDPEAQRAMRFNARRQPLGNGAGDAAALVAAFAR; this comes from the coding sequence GTGATCGAGGCGCTGCGCGCGCGTCCGGAAATCCTCGCCGTCAACCTGCACTCGGCGCTGGGCCGGTTCCCGCCGCAACCGGCGGCCGGCGATGACCAACCTGGCCGGCTTCCCGATCTCCCGCGCTACCTGCGCGCGTTCGACTTCGCGGTTTCCGCCGCCGGCTACAACTCGTTCCATGAGCTGGCGCAGAGCGAGCTGCCGACGCTGGTCGTGGTGCAGATGACGGCGGAGATGGACGACCAGGGCGCGCGTGCCCGCCATGCCGAGGCGGCCGGCTGGGCGATCGACGCGAGCGGCATCGCCGCCGCCGAGCTGCCCGCCGCGATCGACCGCATCACCGATCCGGAGGCGCAGCGGGCGATGCGCTTCAATGCCCGCCGTCAGCCCCTCGGCAACGGCGCCGGCGACGCGGCCGCGCTCGTCGCGGCGTTCGCCCGATGA
- a CDS encoding glycosyltransferase family 4 protein produces MTGAPIGGIARPSQREWERCVRELEAHAQALEHHWAANAARPADAAGTRTIDFGVGLDGAPARRPPAAQEPASIAPWARRRHGPEPAPLAPYPGHGAASVLLRPHVAVGFYIARADAPILEDIVRSVFLAQRDRQDFSPVFITECSDVRPFLARGYVFEYLPPAETVAADDAAAEAWRAGRLDWIRRKWGLSHVVREPGHRLDRPRALLATDRPRIVVFPDYGPGNPYIDLAYRAVRQTADVAFGPVDAAIAAADFGPAVFHLHWEDAVYRGERDDRVPARMAEFVAAIDRLKARGGRFLWTVHNLMPHECRDEALHAEFMRQLALRADIVHVNNAWTADGVAEALGADLPIRVVEHPSYEGCYPAPADRDLARRQLGIDGRPDETLFLFVGNVRRYKGVARLLEAAARIAEPCRFVIAGRSGRYDPCEAMPANCMRVDGFVDDDKLARLFAAADFAVLPFETLSTSGSLLLALSFGVPVIAPRVRPVTDLVEDGRDALLYPRGGRDGLYGALCRALDLPPWQRRAMAKAAEATAAFRAPEAFSAAMRALFEDLLQPPTPAADAAAPARPRRARSDAT; encoded by the coding sequence ATGACGGGCGCGCCGATCGGCGGCATCGCGCGCCCGTCGCAGCGCGAATGGGAGCGTTGCGTGCGCGAGCTGGAGGCGCACGCCCAGGCGCTGGAGCATCACTGGGCCGCCAATGCCGCGCGGCCGGCGGATGCCGCCGGCACACGCACGATCGACTTCGGCGTCGGCCTGGATGGCGCGCCGGCGCGCCGGCCGCCGGCCGCCCAGGAACCGGCTTCGATCGCGCCGTGGGCGCGCCGGCGGCACGGACCCGAGCCGGCGCCGCTGGCGCCCTATCCCGGCCACGGCGCCGCGTCGGTGCTGCTGCGCCCGCATGTCGCCGTGGGATTCTATATCGCCCGGGCGGATGCGCCGATCCTGGAGGACATCGTCCGCTCGGTGTTCCTGGCCCAGCGCGACCGGCAGGACTTCTCGCCGGTGTTCATCACCGAGTGCAGCGACGTCCGCCCGTTCCTGGCGCGGGGCTATGTGTTCGAGTATCTGCCGCCGGCCGAGACGGTTGCGGCGGACGACGCCGCGGCCGAGGCGTGGCGCGCGGGCCGGCTCGACTGGATCCGTCGGAAATGGGGCCTGTCGCACGTGGTGCGCGAACCCGGCCACCGGCTGGACCGGCCGCGCGCGCTGCTGGCGACCGACCGGCCGCGGATCGTCGTGTTTCCCGACTACGGCCCGGGCAACCCCTATATCGACCTCGCCTACCGAGCGGTCCGCCAGACGGCCGACGTCGCGTTCGGCCCGGTCGACGCGGCGATCGCGGCGGCGGACTTCGGCCCGGCGGTGTTCCACCTGCACTGGGAGGACGCGGTCTATCGCGGCGAGCGCGACGACCGGGTGCCGGCGCGGATGGCTGAGTTCGTCGCGGCCATCGACCGGCTGAAGGCGCGCGGCGGCCGCTTCCTGTGGACCGTGCACAACCTGATGCCGCACGAATGCCGCGACGAGGCCCTGCATGCCGAGTTCATGCGCCAGTTGGCGCTGCGCGCCGACATCGTACACGTCAACAACGCCTGGACGGCGGACGGCGTCGCCGAGGCGCTGGGCGCCGACCTGCCGATCCGCGTCGTCGAGCACCCGTCCTACGAGGGCTGCTATCCCGCGCCGGCGGACCGCGACCTGGCCCGGCGCCAGCTCGGCATCGACGGCCGGCCCGACGAGACCCTGTTCCTCTTCGTCGGCAACGTACGCCGCTACAAGGGCGTGGCCCGGCTGCTGGAGGCGGCGGCGCGGATCGCCGAGCCGTGCCGCTTCGTCATCGCCGGCCGCTCCGGCCGCTACGACCCGTGCGAGGCGATGCCGGCGAACTGCATGCGCGTCGACGGGTTCGTCGACGACGACAAGCTCGCCAGGCTGTTCGCCGCCGCCGACTTCGCCGTGCTGCCGTTCGAGACGCTGTCGACCTCGGGCAGCCTGCTGCTGGCGCTGTCCTTCGGCGTGCCGGTGATCGCGCCGCGCGTCCGCCCGGTGACCGACCTGGTTGAGGACGGCCGCGATGCGCTGCTCTATCCGCGCGGCGGGCGCGACGGCCTGTACGGGGCGCTGTGCCGCGCGCTCGACCTGCCGCCGTGGCAGCGCCGCGCGATGGCCAAGGCGGCCGAGGCGACCGCGGCGTTCCGGGCGCCGGAGGCATTCAGCGCGGCCATGCGCGCCTTGTTCGAGGACCTGCTGCAGCCGCCGACGCCTGCCGCCGATGCCGCGGCCCCGGCCAGGCCGCGGCGGGCGCGGTCAGACGCGACGTAG
- a CDS encoding class I SAM-dependent methyltransferase: MSGLDWGCRTVAQLPDFAAAGSVLEIGGGDFGRVRALAERFPDKRFLSVDLVFSPAARDGLPSLLALDNVNVLRDPDPLRLLADGSFDFAFSIAVMEHVAALDPFLARLHAVLRPGAAYWFHQEPFWTSPSGHHYRHDEPAVTRHLDAYQHLLFDAVQMRAYLDAIPDRPFETAECVRKIYRRPDLSRLSPGETHEIVRRSPFRIEQWDERALDAIDETAAAQVLARYGERYSRRDLSVRAVRALLRRV; this comes from the coding sequence ATGAGCGGGCTCGACTGGGGTTGCCGGACGGTAGCGCAGCTGCCGGACTTCGCGGCCGCAGGCAGCGTGCTGGAGATCGGCGGCGGCGATTTCGGCCGGGTCCGCGCGCTGGCGGAAAGGTTTCCGGACAAGCGGTTCCTTTCGGTCGATCTGGTGTTCTCGCCGGCCGCGCGCGACGGCCTGCCGTCGCTGCTGGCGCTCGACAACGTCAACGTCCTGCGCGATCCGGACCCGCTGCGGCTGCTGGCCGACGGCAGCTTCGACTTCGCCTTCTCGATCGCGGTGATGGAGCACGTCGCCGCGCTCGACCCGTTCCTGGCGCGGCTGCACGCCGTGCTGCGTCCCGGCGCGGCCTACTGGTTCCACCAGGAGCCGTTCTGGACCAGCCCCTCCGGCCACCACTATCGCCACGACGAGCCGGCGGTGACCCGGCATCTGGACGCGTACCAGCATCTGCTGTTCGACGCCGTGCAGATGCGCGCCTATCTGGATGCGATCCCGGACCGGCCGTTCGAGACTGCCGAGTGCGTGCGCAAGATCTACCGACGGCCCGACCTGTCGCGGCTGTCGCCCGGCGAGACCCATGAGATCGTGCGCCGTTCGCCGTTCCGCATCGAGCAGTGGGACGAGCGCGCGCTCGATGCGATCGACGAGACGGCGGCCGCCCAGGTGCTGGCCCGCTACGGCGAGCGCTACAGCCGCCGGGACCTCTCGGTCCGCGCGGTGCGCGCCCTGCTACGTCGCGTCTGA
- a CDS encoding Gfo/Idh/MocA family oxidoreductase, with amino-acid sequence MSFRIGWIGCGRHATQMLLPQLGRHDVQLAAVCDRDPAAAGRVAATYGVGAAYGDWRALLAHPGLDGVFMAVGPELHGEAGIAALGRGLPVFMEKPPAANRAGAEAVAAAAERAGKPVVVGFMKRYATGNRIARTVIADPAFGPVLGVVGTYMTAPTYFAGAVDYNGFFLHHCVHYMDLMPWLAMSPIVEMSVRKAEPAPGRLLLHVGFACASGAIGTMVMGTIQSRGTPMEFVQVMGDHRRVEIDNVINVAYYRDPPFKADRADATLDPAADTLSWTPNFTAAANEDHKGYSALIAAAVAAMKGEPSDAPTIADGVAAMANLERMVAQV; translated from the coding sequence ATGAGCTTCCGTATCGGCTGGATCGGCTGCGGCCGCCACGCGACCCAGATGCTGCTGCCCCAGCTCGGCCGCCACGACGTGCAGCTGGCCGCCGTCTGCGACCGCGACCCCGCGGCCGCCGGCCGGGTCGCGGCGACCTATGGCGTCGGCGCCGCCTATGGCGACTGGCGCGCGCTGCTCGCGCACCCGGGCCTGGACGGGGTGTTCATGGCGGTCGGGCCGGAGCTGCACGGCGAGGCCGGCATCGCCGCGCTCGGCCGCGGCCTGCCGGTGTTCATGGAAAAGCCGCCGGCGGCCAACCGCGCCGGCGCCGAAGCGGTGGCCGCCGCCGCCGAGCGGGCCGGCAAGCCGGTCGTGGTCGGCTTCATGAAGCGCTATGCCACCGGCAACCGCATCGCCCGCACGGTGATCGCCGACCCGGCGTTCGGCCCGGTGCTGGGCGTCGTCGGCACCTACATGACCGCGCCAACCTATTTCGCCGGCGCCGTCGACTACAACGGCTTCTTCCTGCACCACTGCGTCCACTACATGGACCTTATGCCATGGCTGGCGATGAGCCCGATCGTGGAGATGAGCGTGCGCAAGGCCGAGCCGGCGCCCGGCCGGCTGCTGCTGCACGTCGGCTTCGCCTGCGCTTCCGGCGCCATCGGCACCATGGTGATGGGCACAATACAGTCGCGCGGCACGCCGATGGAGTTCGTCCAGGTGATGGGCGACCACCGCCGGGTCGAGATCGACAACGTCATCAACGTCGCCTACTACCGCGACCCGCCGTTCAAGGCCGACCGGGCCGACGCCACCCTCGACCCGGCCGCCGACACGCTGAGCTGGACCCCGAACTTCACCGCCGCCGCCAACGAGGACCACAAGGGCTACAGCGCCCTGATCGCCGCCGCCGTGGCGGCGATGAAGGGCGAGCCGAGCGACGCCCCGACCATCGCCGACGGCGTGGCGGCAATGGCGAACCTGGAGCGGATGGTGGCGCAGGTGTGA
- a CDS encoding sugar phosphate isomerase/epimerase family protein: MTNPIGLISMQFVRPFRREHFGLFARIRALGFDFVELLVPEPEDDLDLAAVRTAVADAGLDVVLAARVNLQRNIAGADPAARAGGVAYLGHCVAAAQAVGARIVGGPLYGQPLVFAGRAPAPVDEAERAAREARTLEGLAAVVGRAADAGVALALEPLNRFETDICSTTAQGIAIVDAVGSPALGLLLDTFHMNMEDPSIPGAIRRAGGRIVHFQANESHRGFAGTGHIDWPAVTGALAEVGYRGPISLEPFRREDERVAVSLAAWRPPLDDETVPLQASLALIRACLAMAGRGR, translated from the coding sequence GTGACCAACCCCATCGGCCTGATCTCCATGCAGTTCGTGCGCCCGTTCCGGCGCGAGCATTTCGGGCTGTTCGCCCGCATCCGCGCGCTCGGCTTCGACTTCGTCGAGCTGCTGGTGCCCGAGCCGGAGGACGACCTCGATCTCGCCGCGGTGCGCACCGCGGTGGCCGACGCCGGCCTCGACGTCGTGCTCGCCGCCCGCGTCAACCTGCAGCGCAACATCGCCGGCGCCGACCCGGCGGCGCGCGCAGGCGGCGTCGCCTATCTCGGCCATTGCGTCGCGGCGGCGCAGGCGGTCGGCGCGCGCATCGTCGGCGGCCCGCTCTACGGCCAGCCGCTGGTGTTCGCCGGCCGCGCGCCGGCGCCGGTCGACGAGGCCGAGCGGGCGGCGCGCGAGGCACGCACGCTCGAGGGGCTGGCCGCCGTCGTCGGCCGTGCCGCCGATGCCGGCGTCGCCCTGGCGCTGGAGCCGCTGAACCGGTTCGAGACCGACATCTGCTCCACCACCGCACAGGGCATCGCCATCGTCGATGCGGTCGGCAGCCCGGCGCTCGGCCTGCTGCTCGACACCTTCCACATGAACATGGAGGACCCGTCGATCCCCGGCGCCATCCGCCGCGCCGGCGGCCGCATCGTCCACTTCCAGGCCAACGAGAGCCATCGCGGCTTCGCCGGCACCGGCCACATCGACTGGCCGGCGGTGACGGGCGCGCTGGCCGAGGTCGGCTATCGCGGCCCGATCTCGCTGGAGCCGTTCCGCCGCGAGGACGAGCGCGTCGCGGTGTCGCTGGCCGCCTGGCGGCCGCCGCTCGACGACGAGACCGTCCCGCTGCAGGCCAGCCTGGCGCTGATCCGCGCCTGCCTGGCGATGGCGGGGCGCGGGCGATGA
- a CDS encoding carbohydrate ABC transporter permease encodes MLLILGFALGPYLWMAVTSLTPEEQLFTTGPSLADATVANYERLFRTVGFEINLLHSLIIAGGTVAVGLTLSVTAAYAFSRFRFPGRRLLLLQFLLINMFPIVLLILPLFILMRWLGIIGTHAALIVANATVAIPFSVWMMTSYINAIPTELDEAAMTDGCTRLGALRRVILPLCTPGIVATGIYIFITAWNEYLYALTLGGSDVRPITVAIQTLIGEYQIEWGLLTAGGIVGAMPATVLFLIIQKRLISGLTQGAVKG; translated from the coding sequence ATGCTGCTGATCCTTGGCTTCGCGCTGGGGCCCTATCTGTGGATGGCGGTCACCTCGCTGACGCCGGAGGAGCAGCTGTTCACCACCGGCCCGTCGCTGGCCGACGCCACCGTCGCCAACTACGAGCGGCTGTTCCGCACGGTCGGCTTCGAGATCAACCTGCTGCACAGCCTGATTATTGCCGGCGGCACGGTTGCGGTCGGGCTGACGCTCAGCGTGACCGCGGCCTATGCGTTCTCCCGCTTCCGCTTCCCCGGCCGCCGCCTGCTGCTGCTGCAGTTCCTGCTGATCAACATGTTCCCGATCGTGCTCTTGATCCTGCCGCTGTTCATCCTGATGCGCTGGCTCGGCATCATCGGCACCCACGCCGCGCTGATCGTCGCCAACGCCACCGTCGCCATCCCGTTCTCGGTCTGGATGATGACCAGCTACATCAACGCGATCCCGACCGAGCTGGACGAGGCGGCGATGACCGACGGCTGCACACGGCTCGGCGCGCTCCGGCGCGTGATCCTGCCGCTGTGCACGCCCGGAATCGTCGCCACCGGCATCTACATCTTCATCACCGCCTGGAACGAGTATCTCTACGCGCTCACCCTCGGCGGCTCGGACGTGCGCCCGATCACCGTCGCGATCCAGACCCTGATCGGCGAGTACCAGATCGAATGGGGCCTGCTCACCGCCGGCGGCATCGTCGGCGCGATGCCGGCCACCGTGCTGTTCCTGATCATCCAGAAGCGCCTGATCAGCGGCCTGACCCAGGGCGCGGTCAAGGGCTGA
- a CDS encoding sugar ABC transporter permease gives MAIATTLRAGRGRSLGRHVLPYALLSPAVLVTLAIVFLPMLQAAWMSLHDYVLFKPNAIAFVWFDNFVAALGDPVFWTALWHTAIWIGLTVPAQLLLGLATALLLNRQFWWRPLARALIIVPWALPSVVIALMWAWIYDSNYGVLNEFLLRVDILRQSVPWLADPDTALYAIILTLTWQGFPFFAVMILAGLQSIPATYYEAAAIDGAGTLRQFWHITLPGIAGVLTTAVLLRVIWVANSIDVIFVMTGGGPGYATYTLPLYAFVKARTNLDYGYGSALAVLFTLLLLGFVVVYLRRAGRSIQ, from the coding sequence ATGGCCATCGCCACCACGCTCCGCGCCGGCCGCGGCCGCTCGCTCGGCCGCCATGTGCTGCCCTATGCGCTGCTGTCGCCGGCCGTGCTGGTCACGCTGGCGATCGTGTTCCTGCCGATGCTGCAGGCGGCGTGGATGAGTCTGCACGACTATGTGCTGTTCAAGCCCAACGCCATCGCATTCGTCTGGTTCGACAACTTCGTCGCCGCGCTGGGCGACCCGGTGTTCTGGACCGCGCTGTGGCACACCGCGATCTGGATCGGGCTGACGGTGCCGGCCCAGCTGCTATTGGGGCTGGCCACCGCGCTGCTGCTCAACCGCCAGTTCTGGTGGCGGCCGCTGGCCCGCGCGCTGATCATCGTGCCGTGGGCGCTGCCCAGCGTCGTGATCGCGCTGATGTGGGCCTGGATCTACGATTCCAACTACGGCGTGCTCAACGAGTTCCTGCTCCGGGTCGACATCCTGCGGCAGTCGGTGCCCTGGCTGGCCGATCCGGACACCGCGCTCTATGCCATCATCCTCACGCTCACCTGGCAGGGCTTCCCGTTCTTCGCGGTGATGATCCTGGCCGGCCTGCAGTCGATACCGGCGACCTATTACGAGGCCGCGGCGATCGACGGCGCCGGCACGCTGCGCCAGTTCTGGCACATCACCCTGCCCGGCATCGCCGGCGTGCTGACCACCGCGGTGCTGCTGCGGGTGATCTGGGTCGCCAACTCGATCGACGTGATCTTCGTGATGACCGGCGGCGGACCCGGCTATGCCACCTACACCCTGCCGCTCTATGCCTTCGTCAAGGCGCGCACCAACCTGGACTACGGCTACGGCTCGGCGCTGGCGGTGCTGTTCACCCTGCTGCTGCTCGGCTTCGTCGTGGTCTATCTGCGCCGCGCCGGACGGTCGATCCAGTGA
- a CDS encoding sugar ABC transporter substrate-binding protein, with the protein MRTLITGATLTAGLALMAGQASAAETVRFWYHFDNPDNPMSDLVAEFEAAHPDITVEAENVPWNSYYDNLYTAIVAGNAPDAAMVKMFAQPRLIEMGALEPIGDRVAAWAGRDDILDNLFELTAASDGQTYYMPVQYVVLYLYYRADMFAELGLEPPTTCDEFRAAAQALTRDTDGDGQTDVYGFGFRGGKGGHDHWASLVLSREGVGFGPGEMTSDAAVAGTQFVVDLFREDGVFPPSAPNDGFQEIVGAFQAGVTAMTIHHIGSSAGMVEALGDKVSAVPVPECGGGHWTAFGDESTAILSSASNKDAAWEWIAFLSSAGANARFNEATGQLPVTRTDSATWDRHETRFVEATVASLPYARLLPNVAATSDFVNTVWPVAMQRALTGEIGAAEMNAEIDALFNAQ; encoded by the coding sequence ATGCGCACCCTGATCACCGGCGCGACCCTGACCGCCGGCCTGGCCCTGATGGCCGGCCAGGCCTCGGCGGCCGAGACCGTCCGCTTCTGGTACCACTTCGACAACCCGGACAATCCGATGTCCGACCTGGTCGCGGAGTTCGAGGCGGCCCACCCCGACATCACCGTCGAGGCCGAGAACGTTCCCTGGAACAGCTACTACGACAACCTCTACACCGCGATCGTCGCCGGCAACGCGCCCGACGCGGCGATGGTGAAGATGTTCGCCCAGCCGCGGCTGATCGAGATGGGCGCGCTGGAGCCGATCGGCGACCGCGTCGCCGCCTGGGCCGGCCGCGACGACATCCTCGACAACCTGTTCGAGCTGACCGCGGCCAGCGACGGCCAGACCTACTACATGCCGGTGCAGTATGTGGTGCTCTACCTCTACTACCGCGCCGACATGTTCGCCGAGCTGGGCCTCGAGCCGCCGACCACCTGCGACGAGTTCCGTGCCGCGGCGCAGGCGCTGACCCGCGACACCGACGGCGACGGCCAGACCGACGTCTACGGCTTCGGCTTCCGCGGCGGCAAGGGCGGCCACGACCACTGGGCCAGCCTGGTGCTGTCGCGCGAGGGCGTCGGCTTCGGGCCCGGCGAGATGACCTCGGACGCCGCGGTGGCCGGCACCCAGTTCGTCGTCGACCTGTTCCGCGAGGACGGCGTGTTCCCGCCGTCGGCCCCCAACGACGGCTTCCAGGAGATCGTCGGCGCGTTCCAGGCCGGCGTCACCGCCATGACCATCCACCACATCGGCTCGTCCGCCGGCATGGTCGAGGCGCTGGGCGACAAGGTCTCCGCCGTGCCCGTGCCGGAATGCGGCGGCGGCCACTGGACCGCCTTCGGCGACGAATCCACCGCGATCCTGTCGTCGGCCTCGAACAAGGACGCGGCCTGGGAATGGATCGCCTTCCTGTCCAGCGCCGGCGCCAACGCCCGCTTCAACGAGGCGACCGGCCAGCTGCCGGTGACCCGGACCGATTCGGCGACGTGGGACCGGCATGAGACGCGCTTCGTCGAGGCGACGGTGGCCTCGCTGCCCTATGCCCGGCTGCTGCCGAACGTCGCGGCGACGTCCGACTTCGTCAACACGGTGTGGCCGGTGGCGATGCAGCGCGCGCTGACCGGCGAGATCGGGGCGGCGGAGATGAACGCCGAGATCGACGCCCTGTTCAACGCACAGTAG
- a CDS encoding alpha/beta hydrolase, translated as MTATAPRPPLPSPEMRLVLDRLAVEDAGLGDPTLLPPSEGRALAARTNRRWNVELPPMADVRTVACAGRDLRLLTPPDAGPGLLLYIHGGGWAFCSADTHERAARMLALACGVAVATFDYRLAPEHPFPAGLDDCVAVWRGAAAAVDLHGGGPLAVSGDSAGANLALALMLHEFAAGRPLPHCALLFYGVYAADFDAPSYRQCADGPGLTRAKMMRYWDWYAPAAAQRESPLAAPIHAGDDALRALPPLFLNAAEIDPLRSDSAALHGRLAALGRRDRLTVVPGVVHGFMQMTTSLAAARAAFAEAGAAFREMAGLPATIEPQKGGEPRCAP; from the coding sequence ATGACGGCGACCGCCCCGCGGCCGCCGCTGCCGTCGCCCGAGATGCGGCTGGTGCTCGACCGGCTGGCGGTCGAGGACGCCGGCCTCGGCGACCCGACCCTGTTGCCGCCGAGCGAGGGCCGTGCACTCGCCGCGCGCACCAACCGGCGCTGGAACGTCGAGCTGCCGCCGATGGCCGACGTGCGCACGGTCGCATGCGCCGGCCGCGACCTCAGGCTGCTGACGCCGCCGGACGCCGGCCCGGGCCTGCTGCTCTACATCCACGGCGGCGGCTGGGCTTTCTGCAGCGCGGACACCCACGAGCGCGCGGCGCGGATGCTGGCGCTGGCCTGCGGCGTGGCGGTCGCGACCTTCGACTACCGGCTGGCGCCGGAACATCCGTTCCCCGCCGGGCTCGACGACTGCGTGGCGGTCTGGCGCGGCGCCGCGGCGGCCGTGGACCTGCATGGCGGCGGCCCGCTGGCGGTGTCCGGCGACAGCGCCGGCGCCAACCTGGCGCTGGCGCTGATGCTGCACGAATTCGCCGCGGGCCGACCCCTGCCGCACTGCGCCCTGCTGTTCTACGGCGTCTATGCGGCCGACTTCGATGCGCCGTCCTACCGCCAGTGCGCCGACGGGCCTGGCCTGACCCGCGCCAAGATGATGCGCTACTGGGACTGGTATGCGCCGGCCGCAGCGCAGCGCGAGAGCCCGCTGGCCGCGCCGATCCATGCCGGCGACGACGCGTTGCGCGCGCTGCCGCCGCTCTTTCTCAACGCTGCCGAGATCGACCCGCTGCGGTCCGACAGCGCGGCGCTGCACGGCCGGCTGGCGGCGCTCGGCCGCCGCGACCGCCTGACCGTGGTTCCCGGCGTGGTGCACGGCTTCATGCAGATGACCACGTCCCTGGCCGCCGCCCGCGCGGCCTTCGCCGAGGCCGGCGCGGCCTTTCGCGAGATGGCGGGCTTGCCTGCAACGATCGAACCACAAAAGGGAGGAGAACCGCGATGCGCACCCTGA
- a CDS encoding GntR family transcriptional regulator: MAVESFSPGMPAHADRPLGGRRSVVVFGRLQRDIVLGLLKPGTPLLELELAQRFGCSQGTVREALLLLQEEGLVQRAAHRGTHVCDCTADDAGELVRLRHDIECRGVVRVLERYDPALRAALAGLIDDMRAAARADDEYLLSQHDRSFHLALHEAAGLPTVQPILQRCLIHNHRYKILNADGPRALAETAERHVAILEALDSGDPDRAAAALSHHITTIFDLGPHLFDPVVPAARTR, encoded by the coding sequence GTGGCCGTCGAGAGCTTCTCGCCCGGAATGCCGGCCCATGCGGACCGGCCGCTCGGCGGCCGGCGCAGCGTGGTGGTCTTTGGCCGGCTGCAGCGCGACATCGTGCTCGGCCTGCTCAAGCCGGGCACGCCGCTGCTGGAACTGGAGCTCGCCCAGCGCTTCGGCTGCAGCCAGGGGACCGTGCGCGAGGCCCTGCTGCTGTTGCAGGAAGAGGGCCTGGTGCAGCGCGCCGCCCACCGCGGCACCCATGTCTGCGACTGCACCGCCGACGATGCCGGCGAGCTGGTCCGGCTGCGCCACGACATCGAATGCCGCGGCGTGGTGCGCGTGCTGGAGCGCTACGATCCGGCCCTGCGCGCCGCGCTGGCCGGGCTGATCGACGACATGCGGGCGGCGGCGCGGGCCGACGACGAGTATCTGCTGTCGCAGCACGACCGCTCCTTCCACCTCGCGCTGCACGAGGCGGCCGGCCTGCCGACGGTGCAGCCGATCCTGCAGCGCTGCCTGATCCACAATCACCGCTACAAGATCCTCAACGCCGACGGCCCGCGCGCGCTGGCCGAAACCGCCGAGCGGCACGTCGCCATCCTGGAGGCGCTGGACAGCGGCGACCCGGACCGCGCCGCGGCCGCGCTGTCGCACCACATCACCACCATCTTCGATCTCGGGCCGCACCTGTTCGACCCGGTGGTCCCGGCGGCGCGGACGCGATGA
- a CDS encoding GFA family protein encodes MLDGSCHCGAVRWRFDGPLESTTACNCTVCRRYGTLWAYGYEGEEIALDGPTRVYTRGGAHIGFHFCPTCGCVAAWRGMAAGADGRRRIAVNLRLVDDPASVAALPIDHFDGLDAFDDLPRDGRCVKDMWF; translated from the coding sequence ATGCTCGACGGTTCATGCCACTGCGGCGCGGTCAGGTGGCGGTTCGACGGCCCGCTGGAGAGCACGACGGCATGCAACTGCACGGTGTGTCGCCGCTACGGCACACTGTGGGCCTATGGCTATGAGGGCGAGGAGATCGCGCTGGACGGCCCGACCCGGGTCTATACCCGCGGCGGGGCGCATATCGGCTTCCACTTCTGTCCCACCTGCGGCTGCGTCGCGGCCTGGCGGGGCATGGCAGCCGGCGCGGACGGGCGCCGGCGCATCGCCGTCAACCTGCGCCTGGTCGACGACCCCGCCAGCGTCGCCGCGCTGCCGATCGATCACTTCGACGGGCTCGACGCCTTCGACGACCTGCCGCGCGACGGCCGCTGCGTGAAGGACATGTGGTTCTAG